A genome region from Coffea arabica cultivar ET-39 chromosome 7e, Coffea Arabica ET-39 HiFi, whole genome shotgun sequence includes the following:
- the LOC113701200 gene encoding protein MIZU-KUSSEI 1-like: MPYTKISSTTTLTSSVTTVDCQKQVRSWRLLRSILELLIPSCNCVFVKENELQDKKCCDYSYCYYRQPSFFSNTTISGTIFGHRRGKVSFCIQENPKSTIPMLLLELAISTSTLARKMRGGFVRIALECNTCGNGTGSSDLLSMPVWSMFCNGREVGFAVKKNPSKVDMEVLQLMESVVVGAGTLRRGELKSEDDIMYLRGKFQRVQASSNSESFHLIDPDGNVGQEFSFFFLRSH; the protein is encoded by the coding sequence ATGCCATACACAAAAATAAGCTCTACCACCACTCTTACAAGCAGTGTCACCACAGTCGACTGCCAGAAACAAGTCCGATCGTGGCGGCTTCTCCGTTCTATCTTAGAGCTACTTATTCCTAGTTGCAATTGCGTCTTTGTTAAAGAAAATGAGTTGCAAGACAAAAAATGCTGTGACTACAGCTATTGCTATTATCGACAACCTAGTTTCTTCTCTAACACCACCATCAGTGGCACCATATTTGGTCATCGACGTGGAAAAGTTAGCTTTTGTATCCAGGAAAACCCTAAATCCACCATCCCGATGCTTCTTCTTGAACTTGCTATATCCACAAGCACACTTGCTAGGAAAATGAGAGGAGGGTTCGTCAGAATTGCCCTCGAATGCAATACGTGTGGAAATGGCACAGGCTCCTCTGATCTTCTTTCAATGCCCGTTTGGAGTATGTTTTGCAACGGAAGGGAAGTAGGGTTTGCTGTCAAAAAAAATCCCTCAAAAGTCGATATGGAGGTTTTGCAGCTTATGGAATCAGTTGTTGTAGGTGCTGGTACTCTACGTAGAGGAGAACTCAAGAGTGAAGATGATATTATGTACCTTAGAGGAAAATTCCAAAGAGTTCAAGCGTCATCAAATTCAGAATCATTTCATTTGATTGATCCAGATGGTAATGTTGGACAGGAATTCAGCTTTTTCTTCCTTAGGTCTCACTAA